CAGGACCTCGATGGTTTGAGCCTCCGGATCGATCAGCCAGTATTCCTTCACGCCATATTGTTCGTAGAGATCGCGTTTTTCGATGCGATCGCGATTGCGGTCCCCCAGTGAAATCACCTCGGCGGCCAAGTCAACCGGGCCCGTGCCGGAGGGGTTGCCGGTTTCTGAATCAGAGTTTCCCCGTTTTGATGCACGGCAGAAATCTAGGACCGGCTCGGTTAGTTGACAAGAGCCAACGCCTTAAAATTGGTGTTGCATTTGATTTTCAAGGCGGTTAATGCTCTGGCCCGTCAGTAACATAAAAACTCTTATTTCCAAAACCTATGGCCGAAAACTGCTTCCACCCCAGCATCGAAGGCGCGCAGCACGGCGCCAAAAGCCTCAGCCAATTTCTCGATTACGCCAAAAAATCCGGCGCCACGGGGGCGCAGCCATCCAATTATATGCTCACGACCGACAAAGGTCTCATGAGCGCCAAGGACGTTAAAAGCGCCTTCGCAAAAGCAAAAATGACCCTTGATGGCGTCTCGGCCCACTGCCCGATTTGGGTCCACACAACCGCCTGGACGGGCAGCCCCACCATCCGGCCATTCACCCCTGCCGACGTGGCAAAGAAATCCGCCACCGAAATCGAGAAATGGGCTGAGGATTATGTGCTGCGGCTGCTGGACCTCTGCGCGGAGCTTGGCATCAAGGTAGTCCCGATGTTCTGGGGCGTGGCATTTGGGTGGGAGCTGGCTACGGGCTATCCCTGGGGCTTTTGGAAGGGCGGCGATTATGACCTCATCAAAGAAGGTCAGGAGCGGTTTGTCAAAAAAACTGCCAAAATCCGCCAGCACGCCAACAAACTCGGCATCGTTCTATGCCATGAAATTCATCCCGGCACCGGGGCCATGTGCGCGGACGATTTTAATATGCTGGTCCAGATTTGTGACGGGGACAAAAGCCTGGGCGTCAATGCCGATCCGTCCCACTGCTGGGAAGGAGAGAGCTTTGAAACTCGTTTCCTGAAAGTGGCCTCGCGCATCTATGCGTGTCATGTGAAGAATTTCGTTATCCGCCCGGGCTTGCCCCTGCGCATGATGGAGCCGGGTTGGCAGAAACGCGCCATGCAATTTGTCGATATCCCGAGCGGCGACCTGAACATGGCACGGTATGTGGAGTTGCTTATTCACACGGGCTACCCGCAACGCTATTGCCAAATTATGGGTGTCAAGACCGCCCCGCTGGTAGTCGAGGCCGAAAGCGCTTACCGCGACCTGGACGCAACCAGCGCCAACGGTATCCAATACGTGCGCGATAACCTCTGTTTCCCGCTGGCCGCCGGCTCATTCGAAGAAGGCATGGGAGCGTAAAATAACAGAGAAATCAAAGCGCCAAATCTCGAACTGAGTCTTCATTCAGGGCCCGTTGGCCCCTGGACACAGCCTTTGAGAATCTCCCCGAAGCCAAGCATCAAAGCAGTTGGCAGCAAGAGCCTATCTCAGTGGGCTGGATTTGCATTCTTGAGTGATTCTAAATGTGTCTCCTGAGCCGCTGCGACTTCAACTTTTGGACCTTTTGTTTAGCCAAACCATATGATTCAGACACACCCGCCCTTTGGCATGGTTCGAAGCTTTATCCGCTTTGCCCCTCTTTTCGCAATGGCGGTCCTGGTCCACGGCCAGGAACGGTGGTCGTTCAGCACTGCCGATACCTCCCTTACGGTGATGGTCAACGCCGATCGACTCGCCATCACCTCGTTGTCCTCTGCCGGCGGCGAGCCGGAATGGATCGCGGGACCGGTTGCGGTTCCCCTGCCGGACCATGTGTTCATTAACAACGCCGTCCAACCGCTGCACTGGAGGTTCGCGGGGAATGAGGGGAGGCATGCGCTCGGCGAGACAACCCTGAGATTTGTTTCCAGTGAGCCAAAGATGGAACTGCTTTCGATCTGGCGAGCCCAGGCCGGCCCGGGACCTGTCGAGCATCATTTCGAGATTATCAACCGGAACAGCCAGGTGCTCGAAGCGCCGCTCCAACCCACCCTGGCTCTGACGTTGACAGCACCGGCGGGACATTCCCTCGAAAACTGGTGGGTGGAAAAGGGCGCCGGCCGGCCTTCGGATGCGGGCACGCACCGCGAACCCGTCGGCGAGGGCTACCGGTTCAAAGGACGCTCTACCCCGTACGCAGAGGCCACCGAGATGATCCCCTGGATTTCGATTCAGGACACGACGGGGACTGCCGGCGTGTATCTTGGCATCGAATTCAGCGGGCGGGTCGGCTTCGACGTGAGCGCCACGGGAAACCCACTGAAGGTAAGCGTCACGGCGGGCTTGGACCCTTCGGAACGCGAGTTTCGCAGCCGGTTGGATGACGGGGAGCGCTTTGTGACACCTACGGTGTTCCTCGGCTGCTATCGAGGGGGCGTGGATGACGGCGCCAATCGCCTGCATCGGTTCGTGGCGGCGCATTTGCGTCCGCCGGTTTCCGATGCGCGCTATCCGCTGGTCGTGAACAACAGTTGGGGCAGCGGCATGGCGGTGGACGATACGCTGGCTCGGCACATGATCGACGATTCAGCGGCCTTGGGAGTTGAGTTGTTCCACATTGATGCGGGCTGGTTTCGCGCGGTCGGCGACTGGCATCCTAACGCAAAGAAGTTTCCCCATGGGCTGGCGGCGGTCAGTGACTACGCCCATAGCAAGGGAATGTTGTTCGGCCTCTGGGTGGGCTGGACACAGGGGGGAACCGAGATGCGCGACATGGAAACGTTGGCGGTGGCAAACCCAAAGCAGCGTGATTGGTTTACGCGCGACTACCCGGCGACCTGGAAGCCATCCGATTTCACCGGCGTCCCGGTTTGCCTCGGCGCGGCCCCGGCTCGTGCCTGGTGCCTGAGCGAACTGCGCCGCATCGTAACCTCTTACAAACTCGATCTCCTTGAGCACGATCAGATCATGATTGTTGACGGCTGTGACCGCACCGACCACGACCACACCGCGTCCCCGGCGGATGTCGCCTACCATGCGGCCCGGGGTTATTACTGGGTGTACGATCAACTGCGCAAGGAGCATCCCACGTTGCTCTTTGAGGACTGCGTCAACGGCGGACGCACGGTGGATTTTGGCATCGTCCGGCGCACCCATTACATCAGCATTACGGACACTTACGATCCGATGAGCAACCGGCGGGCGTTTTATGATTCCAGCTATCCGCTGCCGCCGGCGATTTGCGAATGTTACGTCGAGAACCGGCCCGGCCCTTCGTTGGCCACCTTCAAGACAATGCTGCGGAGCGGCATGATGGGTTGGCTTACACTCATGTGCGACACCGGCGCATGGTCCGGGGAACAGCGCGAGGCCGCCAGACGGCAGATAGAGATTTACAAACAGTGGATTCGTCCGCTGATAAACCAGGGCGACCTGTATCACATCTCGACACGGCCAGACGAAGCGCGCTGGGATGGAACGGAGTACTGGGATTCAAAGACCGGGAAAGGCGCAGTGTTCGCGTTTCGCGGGGCCAAAGCGGTCGAAACGAGTCACGCGCTGAAGTTGAAGGGGCTCGATCGAGCCCGCTCCTACCAGGTCTGGTCCGAGGACGGAGCGGTCTCGCGTGCTCAGGTCGTCGGGGCAAAGCTCATGGATGAGGGCCTGCACATCGCGCTCAGCACCCCCGGGGCATCGGAGTTGGTTTATCTTCAAGGGCTGCAATGAATGGACCGAGTGCTCTGCCTGCGAATAACCCGAGGATTCTTGGTGTTTCCATTTGGTCTGTCGTTGTAACCTGCGACTGTGAACCCCATCGACATTCAACACCGTCAGGCGAGATTCTCCTACAGCGACGGTCTTCCGGGATTTTCAAACTCTGAAAGGGCCCTGGCCGAATGAGAGTGCGATTTTACCGGCTCATTCGAGACCTTCACCTGTACTTTGGACTTTTCATCAGCCCTTTGGTGCTCGTCTTTGCCATCAGTGTGTTTTTTCTGATACACTCCTGGCTGCCGAGGATCGCTTCAGAGACTTCCACCACCCGCGTGGTACCAGCCTTGCCGCTTCCAGGCGACTTGGCGATGCTCTCGGGACGACCGCTCATCGATGCGCTCAAGCCGGCCCTTGAGAAAGCGGGCGTCCGTGGTGAGGTTGGATTCGTTCGGCATATGGTCAAAGAGGAAAAGCTGATCATACCTGTAACGATCCCTGGACGCGAGACGACCGGGGCGTTATCGTTTTTCGGAATGGCCTATGCCCTCGTTCACTGAACCAATAGGTCCCGGCAAATCGCCGATTACCCCTCGGTTCCGAGCCGGATTCGAGCGCTGGAATCGCAAGCTCCATTTCTACAGCGGATTATTTCTGCTATTCTTCGTATGGCTGTTTGCCTTCAGCGGCCTCATCCTGAACCATCCGTCCTGGAGCTTTACGGAATTCTGGAAAAACCGAAAGCAGACGAATTATGAGCGCGAGATTGCCGGCCCCGCGCTTGAGGCAAAGGGCGACCTCGCGCAGGCGCGCGCGATTATGACACAACTCGCCATTAGGGGCGAGATTCTGTGGACTGTAACAAGGACGGACCCTAATCAGTTTGAGTTCCAAGTCCGGCGTCCGGGCCATTTTTTCTTCATCAAAGCCGATTTGGCGCGGAAGCGCGTTACCATGCAGCAAAGTGACGTGAATCTTTGGGGGGTGATCAAAGCGCTGCACACGTTCACGGGCGTTCAAATGGACGACCCTCGCAACAGCCGCGACTGGGCATTGGCTACTTTGTGGGCATTTTCGATGGATGCCGTTGCAATCGGATTAATTTTCATGGTTCTCAGCAGCTTGTATATGTGGTTCGAGATTCCTCAGAAACGCCTTCCTGGCGCAGTTGTTCTTGGCCTAGGCTCGCTAATTTGCTGCCTGTTTTGCGTTGGCTTGCGCTGGCTTTTCTGAGGGCTGCTTTACCGCCCTCCAACAAGCCGGCTGTGGTCCTCCAGCAAGCGTGCGGCGGAGAAGGCTCCGCTCTTAAACCCGTAAAAAATGACGAAGCGATGGAATGGACGTCGTCAGAAAGCCGGGTTACGGCTGCCACAGTGCGCGCCAGAACATCTGGGCGGGTCCGGCGGGCAGAGCACTGGTGAAGTTCAGCGTGGGGCCCGTTAGCGTGTTGGTCAAAACGCTGTTCCAAACAGTCAAGTTGGTTGAGCTCTCTAAGACATACCGCACACCGGACTGCCCCTCAAGCGCGAGCCCCAAGGCGCCGGGTTGGCTGATAGCAAGCACACTCAATCGCGGCGGCGCGGGGATGAGTTCAAGCAGATTCAAAGATAGCGGCGGGAAACTCTTGTTGAAGACTGCGCCGGCGGACGGAAAGTTGTTGGTTGCAATATCCTGGGCTGAAACAGGTCCATTGGTGCGCGCGGCTTCGTCTTGCGGGATGCCAAAGGAAAGGAGCGGGACCGAAAGGTTCGGCACAAAACCGGTCAGGGTCACCTGCGCATTGAAGTTGCTGGCGCTATCCTTGTTCAGCACCAAAAGCGACACGGCCCCGCTGGCGCGCCTTGCGGCGTAAGCTGAAAGCAAGGGATAATCGCTTGCAGCATTCAGAATGGTATCGCCGGGTTGGGCAAAGTAATGCATCAGCTTGGCGGCGTAGAAAGGCGGATAGCGAGTGGACAGATTGCCAATCATCCCCAGGTCGCCATTGGTGCGCCAGCCATAGAGCGATGGATCGAAACTCCCGGTCGTATCAGTGCCATTGCGCAAATCCCACCAAACAAACCCGTTGAGTTCGGTCTTCATTAATTCGCCTAAAGTGGCTGCGTAATAGAGGCCGTTGACAAGGCTGGTCGATTGCCGGCCTGGCGCGCCGGCATCGCTGTTGTTTTCCGTGCAAACCAACTCGATGTTCGTGCCGCCTGCGCCGAAATAACCTGTGATCTGCTGGCGCAGGTCTGCCACATCCCCCGTCCATCCATTGGCGCCTTGGAGCAGCAACGAATCACTGTCAGGGCAGGCAGGCAGCACCTTGGGGTCTGTGTATTCGGGGTAGCGATGGTGCACGGCGAAGTCTGGGGTCACCCCCAGGGCCTTGAGGGTCGCCAGGACAACCGGCGTCCAGCCGTAATGGACCTGGCCGGTGATGGAATTTGTGGCTGGGTGGGTTGTGTTGCCATTGACCGAACTGTCCTGGCCCGGAGTCACAACGATGCCGACCTTGATAGTCGGATCGGCTGCCTTCATCTGCTCAATGTAGAGAGCCGCGCGGTTGGCATAGGTGTAGCCGTCATTGGGTGGAATGTTGGTATCGGTTTCCCACGCGCCATATTCCTCGTTGCCAATCTCCCAGTACTTGAACCCGTAATGATTCGTGATGTTGGAATCCCGCACCCAGGCAGCCGCCTCGGCAGCCGTGCCGCTGCCATAGTTGACTGTAATGATCGCCTGAGCGCCGATATTTGTAGCCACAGAGGCGAAATCGCTGAAGGAAGTTGCGCACGTCCATTTATTGCTTTCCGTTGTATTGGAAGCCCAATGGTATTGGTCCGAAAGCGAGCCGCCAGGAAATCGCAGAATCCGCGCTCCCGCTTCCTTGAGCAGGGAAATGGATGTGGCCGTTTTAAAATTGCCGTCCCAAACGGCAGTGTTGAGGCCGAACCAGCGCACGTCCACCCCACGAACGGCCTGGCTGGCATTCAGGTTGAGATGTACTAATGCCGGCCCTGGTTTGGACGTAAGCTGGACATCATCCACGTAGAATGTGTTGGTAGTGCCGCTGCTGCGAAGTTGAATGAAGAACCCTTCGAAATCGGTGACGTTTGCGGCCCCAATCGCACTGAGCGGGATGCTGTATTGTTTCCAGGTGTTGGCCGGGAGCGTTCCGGGCAGCACGTAAGTGGCGGCTGAACCGGAGGCGAGCACGGCCTGGGCCTGGAGGCTCTGGCCGCCCCCTGCCCCGCCGTTTATCCAAAACACCAGGTTGCTGTAGAGCGTCGTGCTGAAAGGCCTGCCCCCAATTTGCAGCGCCTGCCAATAACTGGCCGACACACCAATGGAACTGCTGCCGGAATGCACTGGAGCGGTGTTGGTGTAGCTGATGACCGAAGCCCAACCCCAGTCCTGAAATCCGTTCAGCAGGTGATCAGAGTAGATCGGCAAAGGGGCTTGGGCCCGCGCGAAGGGGACTGAAGCCGCTTCCAGTGCCAGCCATGGCGCCAACCAAAACAGCCTTCGCAATTGTTGCATCAAGTTGGAGAATCATCACTCCCCAAAGGGCGGTTGGCAATTGTGATCAATTACCGGTTGGACCGTGGGATGGACTGACAGCCGCCATTCGCGAACTTCCTCATGTGATGATTTTCGACGATGAAGAGCTCGCAGCCCCGTTTCGGAGGAGCGCGGTTTTCGAAGGTGGCCGGCTGGTCTGGTCTGTGGACCCGGCACCGAAATGGCCGGGTAACCTGTTAAGCGCAAACAATAAGCCGGCACTTCGAAGAGAATAGCCGACTCAGTTGGGGATTGACCACTAAGCTCAAGTGCATTATATGTTTACAAAAGAATTGATTGTAAACAATATGCCATCCACCGTTGTCAGTTTGAGGGTTTCGGAGGACCAGGCCAAGCGCCTGAAGCGCAAGGCCCGGCGGCTTGGCCGCTCCCCGAGTGAAACCGGGGCGATTCTGTTGGAGGAGGGCCTCCGTCGTGACGAGTTCGCTTTTATAGACTTTCGGGATTCTATGCTTGGGCGCCAGGCCTACCTCCAAGGCGCCAGGCTGCCGGTTTGGATGACGGTGAAAATCGCGCGGGCAATGGGGGGAAATATCGAAAAGACGGCGGAGCATCTGCAACGCTCGCCCTTACAAGTCCAGGCAGCGCTCAATTACGCCAAGGCGTTCCCCAATGAGATTGAGCACGCGATCCAGGATAATGATTCTTATGATCTGGCCAAGGTTACCCAAATGCTTCCTCAGGCGCGGTTGTTTAAGGTATCCAGCAAGAAGCCAAGCCGCCCGTAGGCCATGCTCAAACTGCTGCTGGATGAGCACCTGTCGCCCCGCATCGCGCGACAGTTCCGGGCCAAATGGCCCCAAGGACAAATCGCATCCGTCCTGCAGTGGCGGGACGGCCATTTCATGGGCGCCTCCGACGACTCGCTCCTGGCCGAGGCTCACGCCTGGGGATGGACTCTGGTTACATATGACCAGGCGACCATCGTTCCACTTTTGAAGAACTGGGGTGAGCAAGGCATTGAGCATGGGGGCGTGATTCTGGTTGATAACCGCACAATTGCCGCCAATAACATCGGCGGCCTGGTTCGGGCACTAGGAAAGGTTTGGAATGCGCAAAAGAACCTCGATTGGGAAAACGTGGTCCTCTATCTGTCGCGGTGATTCGAATTTGGATTTTTCAAATGTCCCAGCACACGATCGATCCATTTAGCGATTGTATCCCATATTTGGGCTCGAATAGCGGCATCACTGCCTCCAGACCGCTTTGGAACATGAAACGAATGGTCCGCATCCGCAAAGAGCTTGAGCGTGGCCCGTTCGCCAAGCCGCTCCACTAAAGGCCGCAACAACTCCAAATGCGCGAATTCATCCCGGCTTCCTTGCAAGAACAACATCGGAAGCTTCACATCGAAGAGATGCCTGGCTCG
This genomic stretch from Verrucomicrobiia bacterium harbors:
- a CDS encoding TIM barrel protein is translated as MAENCFHPSIEGAQHGAKSLSQFLDYAKKSGATGAQPSNYMLTTDKGLMSAKDVKSAFAKAKMTLDGVSAHCPIWVHTTAWTGSPTIRPFTPADVAKKSATEIEKWAEDYVLRLLDLCAELGIKVVPMFWGVAFGWELATGYPWGFWKGGDYDLIKEGQERFVKKTAKIRQHANKLGIVLCHEIHPGTGAMCADDFNMLVQICDGDKSLGVNADPSHCWEGESFETRFLKVASRIYACHVKNFVIRPGLPLRMMEPGWQKRAMQFVDIPSGDLNMARYVELLIHTGYPQRYCQIMGVKTAPLVVEAESAYRDLDATSANGIQYVRDNLCFPLAAGSFEEGMGA
- a CDS encoding alpha-galactosidase, producing MIQTHPPFGMVRSFIRFAPLFAMAVLVHGQERWSFSTADTSLTVMVNADRLAITSLSSAGGEPEWIAGPVAVPLPDHVFINNAVQPLHWRFAGNEGRHALGETTLRFVSSEPKMELLSIWRAQAGPGPVEHHFEIINRNSQVLEAPLQPTLALTLTAPAGHSLENWWVEKGAGRPSDAGTHREPVGEGYRFKGRSTPYAEATEMIPWISIQDTTGTAGVYLGIEFSGRVGFDVSATGNPLKVSVTAGLDPSEREFRSRLDDGERFVTPTVFLGCYRGGVDDGANRLHRFVAAHLRPPVSDARYPLVVNNSWGSGMAVDDTLARHMIDDSAALGVELFHIDAGWFRAVGDWHPNAKKFPHGLAAVSDYAHSKGMLFGLWVGWTQGGTEMRDMETLAVANPKQRDWFTRDYPATWKPSDFTGVPVCLGAAPARAWCLSELRRIVTSYKLDLLEHDQIMIVDGCDRTDHDHTASPADVAYHAARGYYWVYDQLRKEHPTLLFEDCVNGGRTVDFGIVRRTHYISITDTYDPMSNRRAFYDSSYPLPPAICECYVENRPGPSLATFKTMLRSGMMGWLTLMCDTGAWSGEQREAARRQIEIYKQWIRPLINQGDLYHISTRPDEARWDGTEYWDSKTGKGAVFAFRGAKAVETSHALKLKGLDRARSYQVWSEDGAVSRAQVVGAKLMDEGLHIALSTPGASELVYLQGLQ
- a CDS encoding PepSY-associated TM helix domain-containing protein, with protein sequence MPSFTEPIGPGKSPITPRFRAGFERWNRKLHFYSGLFLLFFVWLFAFSGLILNHPSWSFTEFWKNRKQTNYEREIAGPALEAKGDLAQARAIMTQLAIRGEILWTVTRTDPNQFEFQVRRPGHFFFIKADLARKRVTMQQSDVNLWGVIKALHTFTGVQMDDPRNSRDWALATLWAFSMDAVAIGLIFMVLSSLYMWFEIPQKRLPGAVVLGLGSLICCLFCVGLRWLF
- a CDS encoding alpha-L-arabinofuranosidase, producing the protein MQQLRRLFWLAPWLALEAASVPFARAQAPLPIYSDHLLNGFQDWGWASVISYTNTAPVHSGSSSIGVSASYWQALQIGGRPFSTTLYSNLVFWINGGAGGGQSLQAQAVLASGSAATYVLPGTLPANTWKQYSIPLSAIGAANVTDFEGFFIQLRSSGTTNTFYVDDVQLTSKPGPALVHLNLNASQAVRGVDVRWFGLNTAVWDGNFKTATSISLLKEAGARILRFPGGSLSDQYHWASNTTESNKWTCATSFSDFASVATNIGAQAIITVNYGSGTAAEAAAWVRDSNITNHYGFKYWEIGNEEYGAWETDTNIPPNDGYTYANRAALYIEQMKAADPTIKVGIVVTPGQDSSVNGNTTHPATNSITGQVHYGWTPVVLATLKALGVTPDFAVHHRYPEYTDPKVLPACPDSDSLLLQGANGWTGDVADLRQQITGYFGAGGTNIELVCTENNSDAGAPGRQSTSLVNGLYYAATLGELMKTELNGFVWWDLRNGTDTTGSFDPSLYGWRTNGDLGMIGNLSTRYPPFYAAKLMHYFAQPGDTILNAASDYPLLSAYAARRASGAVSLLVLNKDSASNFNAQVTLTGFVPNLSVPLLSFGIPQDEAARTNGPVSAQDIATNNFPSAGAVFNKSFPPLSLNLLELIPAPPRLSVLAISQPGALGLALEGQSGVRYVLESSTNLTVWNSVLTNTLTGPTLNFTSALPAGPAQMFWRALWQP
- a CDS encoding transcriptional regulator, producing MFTKELIVNNMPSTVVSLRVSEDQAKRLKRKARRLGRSPSETGAILLEEGLRRDEFAFIDFRDSMLGRQAYLQGARLPVWMTVKIARAMGGNIEKTAEHLQRSPLQVQAALNYAKAFPNEIEHAIQDNDSYDLAKVTQMLPQARLFKVSSKKPSRP
- a CDS encoding DUF5615 family PIN-like protein, whose amino-acid sequence is MLKLLLDEHLSPRIARQFRAKWPQGQIASVLQWRDGHFMGASDDSLLAEAHAWGWTLVTYDQATIVPLLKNWGEQGIEHGGVILVDNRTIAANNIGGLVRALGKVWNAQKNLDWENVVLYLSR